AtttacttaaagtaccaaaagtataCTTTATATATTGCTGGATAGTTCATCtaaaataatacatcataatttatgatgatttatattttgttttaatcatccgaatctgcaaagtaactacagttattagataaatgtagtggattTTAGTTGTATTATGTGTACAGTATCAAAATAGAAATACTCGagcaaagtacaagtacctcaaaattgaaCTTAAGCACAGTACTAGTTTAGTCCTACAGTACTCGACCACCCTGGGTCTAAACATAAGCGTCTTCAGAGTGAGCAGGGGCGACATTTGGAGAACAATGATCCAGGAAGTATGTGTGTTATAAGGTTCATGTAAGACTTTGGAAACTTATCATGGTGTGATGTTGTGATAACTAAATGTTAAACAGAAGTACAGCACTCACATTTCAAAGTAAACCACTAGGAATGTGTACTTGCATGTATGTGACTGACCAGAATTAAGTCCATTGTTTTTCCAAGCGACTAAATGTCAATTCTGACACCCTCTGTCCTCCGACCACCGattcaaataagaaaaaaaatccctaaaaaaaaaagtttaacagggaaaaaatggaaaaataaaaaaaaggtttagaaaatttacagaaaaaaaaacagctataaATTCAAAGAAGAATATAACATCTAAACTTAATTTCATGTGTTTTATACTTATTACACTTCATTGTATTTAAGTGTTATCACTTTATGTTGGGATTACTCTGTGTGATGGTAGAATAATCATTCCAGTTTTTAATAACACTGTCAgtggtttttggttttgttttaataCAAATACAATGTTGACACTCGGAGAGCACATACTTTCACCATAAAAAGTATCTAAAATGTTGTAATATGCATCTGGATCCAGATCCTATGGGGGCTTATTTctgccagtaaaaaaaaaaaaaaaaagaatcaaaagaaAAAACGCATCAGTGAAAAGTTTGATTTAGGGTCCcagtcacacagaaagtgtcTTAGCGGCTGGAgacagctttttgtaattgttttttcccaacaacagacagcaggttgtcaaaatgcacctgagtcatcctaaaatatgcctggaaatggccatcatggaggaggagctcctggaccaacttgtggtactccccatgatccaccctctctTTTAgagtctcatgtacccacacagatctcagATGTGTCTCCCTGTGTCCAGCACACTATTTGCTTACAGCCTCCCACCCttaaccagagctacagcaagtaccctctgcctcaacattttaggaactagatactaattactgtgaaataaataaacaacaacaaatggcattactttaaaaaaaaaaaaaaaaaagacagcgcGGTGCGCCTTtcgttttgcaacctgcaaatcGGGCCAGTTCAGGGCCTTACTAGGTAAAAAGtatcaaagatttttttttcatcataatTCACTTTTCATCTATACCCGCAGAAATTAACTTCCATAAGATGTACATCAAAACATGTAGCAAATTAAAATCATGtcaggtattttttttattttgggtgcAGCAGGTCATGagaaagtaaaaatactcaaaaatATCCCGTCACTGGATGttaatattcctttaaaaaaatcatagatGGCTTCGAAGTTTTGACTGACAAATAAACAAAGGGAACCATAAATATAATCTTGTTAATTTTTCCGCCTCAACCAACACAGATTAACAGTGACATCTCTAAACActaacaaataaaataagacatCTTCTAACAAACACAGTGTCAATATATAAACTCATTAAAGGCAGACCTGTTTGAAATGTCAGCATTAAACATCTCACAGAAGGGaagatgtaaaataaatactCTGACATTTAGCATATAGACATATTTACAGATCAGAAGATCAACAGAGAGGCtgcagtttccctctgcttccagtctttgtgctaaactaagctaatcATGTCCTGGACAAACATGAAACTGACGTCCATCTTCTTGTCTAATTTTGGGGAAGATGGATAATCTATGCATAAACCACTTTGATCACCACATCTCAGCTGCCAGATTGATCACATTAGCAGGGGAGTGTGACTCAGACATCTGTTACAGGATCGATCTCAATGAATTTTTGATTGACCCCTCTGCAGGTTATGGAAgtgaaacatttctgtttttctgcacaCTTCTTGTTTCTGGTAAACTTTTGCCTCTTTGGCACGTTCTCGGTTGACCTCTTCCTgccattagtgtgtgtgttggtgtgtttgttgtgtcagCACAGGGGTGGTGTTTCATTTGTGGTATTGCCAACAAattccatgaaaagaccaaaaccaacaatgtgtcCTTCTCTCAATACTTTCTGACTTATAGAGTCACTCAGCTCCAAGTCCATTGGTAAAATCTCTCAGAAAAGCTTGCAAATATATAGTTTCATTTTTCTGAAGCCTCAGTAATTTCATTAAACAGCTGGTCACTGGAGTTTTTAACAAAcgttactcaaacaggaggaaatagtgcatttgttggggactagaaaatgttggcattgagcATTTAGCAAACtgcagatatgttacatttgcacatttaatatgtatatcaatgtttctaaagtgacgtagtacaCTATATGAACTGACTTTTtcatcgggaggtggagggatggtggatggcgtggcACCTAggcaagacgcctgccaagTTACAGACCACTATTTGACACCAACAAagaaaaccagttgttttttggtGAGTGCATGCCAGgtttccagcaacttttaagcCACCAAACGTGTATGTtgtgtagcaacctgtcactgtttttccagcggcaaCGTTGCTAcgaaaaactgttgttttttactgagacattgccaagtttcctgccaggatagtggcatgaaaagcatttttttttaactgagacaTCGCCGAAACATCACCACATTCTCTGCCAGGATGGTGGcatgaaaagcatttttttttttttaactgagacatcactgaaacatcaccacATTCTCTGCCAGGATGGTGGcatgaaaagcatttttttttaaactgagacatcactgaaacatcaccacATTCTCTGCCAGGATGgtggcatgaaaagtggttgttacTACTAGTGGTctactgcatttccagcagtgattgtcCTCCCtgaaccaggtattttaagccagacatgatcttttcctcaccataaccaagtgatttttgtgcctgaacctgacccacgttaaccacagtgctgctgaaacgctaagtttcaacatatctgctacataataatgtgcaaatgttatgagtctgtggtttgcagaaatgttcagtGTCCaatttcttttatctttttgtttCCCCGGTAATTTGGTTGCTAGTTTCAGCGActgattaatacacatttggcaGTGACTATCAGGAGCAGTAGAACAGTGTATATGAGTCAAAGTAAACttaagtgtgtgttcatggtgacgaaggaacatgtcaccttGTACAACAGTGCGGttaattttagtgtttttaatagtttttggacaacagtagggctctgtggcacagaggaagacgCTGCATcagactgatacacacacaatacttgGCAGGTCACTTcatagttttgtgtctcagtttgAGCTTGCTGGTGTCATGAAAATTGTGTAAATACAGAGAAGGTTGATAAACTCTCATCTAAAgtctcatttctctctcttgctctctctctctctgcccatCCTTCCAGTTCTCAGTAACTTCCCAAAACTGCAAAAGCTGCTGAATCTTTGGTTTAGTGTCGGCTTCCTCCTCCGGCTGCTGCAGGACTCGGAGCTTCACTTCAGTTTGCTGTGAACTCATTGGAGCGGGATTCATTATTGTCTGTTCTCTCAGGTGagtttcatacatttattttccgCATTTGTGTGTTGATTACAGTTTACTGGATTGAAGTCGATAGCTTTTATTTGTAAAAGAGCATCTGATGATctcctgtttttactttctttATCATATGATTGTGTATTTATACTAGACTAAAAGATTTAGTTTTGTGAGTTATATGTTGAAGTTACTTTTTGTCAGCAGATGATTCAGTTGCTCAGAGGCACTGTGGTAGATCCTCCACTCCTTTCCGTCCCCCCCTTTCATTCAtacttgtttcatttttcctGTCCTCATCTCTTCTTTGCCATCCTCCTGTCCTCcctttttgttatatttgtttctTATAATCACCCCCTCGTACCTTATCTCCCCTCTTCTCACCTGCCTGTTCCcttccctctcttttctctcatcTTCTCATCTCCCTGTCAGGATCTTCATCATGCTCCATCGTTGTTTTCTCGTGATCGGTGCCTTGCTCTTATTGGCCACACCCCTTGTGGTTACCATGGAGAGCTGCCCAGCAACAGGGATGCCTGGGATGCCAGGTAAATGCGTACATATTTGTATATCCTCCTAAGACCCAGCATCcttatatgaggacatcacattttgggtttcctgcaccttatactttattctgcttaacttagacctgttgtcctcatttgtggacacttttatgCTTAGTCTACAGCTGATCCTAACACTAAAGTGGACAAGGCACAAAACGTAATCAAATTTTGTGGTTGAAACTTAATTATTTGTGCTAAATAACGTCTGTAGTTTAATATGGcatacaaatttgaccaattttagcaacagtaactgtTAATTAGGAAATTAGGACTAAAGGACTAaattattgtcttgtttgaagacaggtgtttaaataattaaaacagttcatttattatttattacaaattattgcacacttgtgactattaaaaataaacccatcgtccccatatgaggacatcttttttccccaaagacAATGCTTAGTTTTTAATACTTatcagagaaattaaaaatgcataccaaacaaaagctggcatctcaggaggatatatgtatcttttgtttgtttgtttgtttatctgtcttTCCATCCTCAGGAATTCCTGGTCTGCCGGGCAGAGACGGTCGTGACGGAGAGAAAGGACAGAAAGGACAGCCAGGTatccaacacacacattcaatcTTACACATAGTTGGTTTGGTAAACAGTGGCCATACTGATCTATCTAACATTTACAGATACAAGATAGGATGTAATTAAGAAAACAACATGGGTGTCAAGAAAACCTCGCACAAAGCAAAAATGTCCCAGAAGGATTCCTTCAAGCAAAGTATCCTCATGATGTTtaacaaattagtgccccatgAATGGTGTCCTAAAGTTACTTACTTAACATGAAGTTATagcttaggtttaggaaagaaaacGACGCGCGTTAGAATAACTCAAAAATCACTTGCATTCGCATGGGACATGAGGACAGGTCACCaggggggaaagtcctgtgtttgtttgacccatccacctccccagCCTGCCTGCTTTCATGGACTTTCAGTTTTTATACTACTTCCGTCTTTACGCTCCTCAGACCACTGGTCACGTGATCGCGCCTTCACAATTACGTGAATTATATAGGAATTAtaggctcatgattacatggggTTTAGCCTCGAATTTTGGCGCATTACTCTAGGTATATGTACGATCAgtgtatgagaacagcctgttgctgctgtttacaGGGGCAGAGTGGCGTGGCGGCCACGGCCCTCAGAAGGGAGAGAAGGGGGAGCCAGGGCTGATGGGATTTCCCGGTAAACGAGGTCCGAGTGGGGAACCGGGACAAGCAGGGGCCCCAGGGATTGGCGGACCTCCAGGAGAACCAGGAGAACCAGGGTATGTAATCAGACAAACCTTTGAGCATGGACCAGGTTTTCTAATGAGGACAGAAGAGAAGTTCAGTTTGTTCAGTTTTCTTTTAGTTGTTTAAATTTTGGGAATCCATTGTCACTGAATCCAAGGTGATCCCAGCTTACATTATGAAACCTTAAAAGCTCATAACATTAGCAAGCCACCTTTTTGGTTCAAGTGCTCCAACAATTCCTGCTAAACTCTGCTAAGCATCAAGACTGGAAACTGACTGAACAAATGGGTCAGCTACAACTTGTGCATTTTTACGTGATTTTAAAAGCTGGTCTTACAGAGAGGCCctatttcaaaatgtaataccttttaaaattacatttgataTTATGCTCACATGCTTACTCTTAAGCAACTACAGAGGTGGTTCACGGAGGGCCCACAGTTTGCTTTTTGCCCTGGGGCACACTAGAGGGGTTGGATGAGCTCTGAGCATCACTTTGTGTTGTTTCTGTGGCTGCAGGACTGTTGGAGTACAACAGCAGGCGGCCTTCAGTGTGGCCCGAGGAACCAGTGAATACCCGGACAGAGCCAGTGTCATTCGGTTCACTAATGTCATCACCAACATCAACAATGACTACAGGACTGACACAGGACGCTTCAGGTGAGAAAACCACCTGTCTGCTCATCATATCTTGCAGGGACCATATTTATTTCTCTAAGAAGTGGTGTGTTCATCAGACAAACTTTGGAGTCAGAGTATTTACTTCTTGTTACGTTATGTAACAAACGTAAGCCAAAACAGTTTTGACATGAGAACAGTTTGGAGATAGATATTAGTCTGTTACAGAGACATGAGTTCTGGCCTTGACTGCATGATGTGATTGGGAAGAAGGTGCCAGGAACAAGAATATAAACAAACAGTGGCGTGTATGATGCTGGCTGTCTTGTGTTCAGTTTAAAGTTGAAGAGCGCTCTGTGCTGCTCGCGTGGCAAGCGCAGCAAAAGACTCCCTGATTAATCTGCAGTTTTACAAGCGAAACAATTTCTAGTGTGATCAAGCTGCCCAACCagctagaaaaaaaacacttacagtgaactgatgtgtgtgtgttgtaggtGTCGCGTCCCGGGAACATACTACTTTGTGTACCACGCCTCTTTGGACGAGCGACTCTGTGTGCTGATGAAGCTGGACAATAAACTGCTGGCATCATTCTGTGATCATCGCCGCACTAGGAGACAGGTACGACCATAAAacaatccatccatctatccatccatccttccatccatccatccatccatccatccatccatccatccatcagtcattccatccatccatccatccatacatccatacatccatccatccgtccatccattcatccgtccatccatcaatccgtccgtccgtccatccatcc
This region of Epinephelus fuscoguttatus linkage group LG1, E.fuscoguttatus.final_Chr_v1 genomic DNA includes:
- the c1qc gene encoding complement C1q subcomponent subunit C, translated to MLHRCFLVIGALLLLATPLVVTMESCPATGMPGMPGIPGLPGRDGRDGEKGQKGQPGAEWRGGHGPQKGEKGEPGLMGFPGKRGPSGEPGQAGAPGIGGPPGEPGEPGTVGVQQQAAFSVARGTSEYPDRASVIRFTNVITNINNDYRTDTGRFRCRVPGTYYFVYHASLDERLCVLMKLDNKLLASFCDHRRTRRQVTSGSLAVYMSRDQEVWLETKDYRGMTGKPEGYSIFSGFLLHPH